A genomic segment from Halomonas sp. TA22 encodes:
- the recN gene encoding DNA repair protein RecN encodes MLVQLAIRDYAIVDSLDLELQGGMTAITGETGAGKSILLGALGLCLGERADAGSVRHGSERTDLSARFDIAALPEARAWLEARELPYDDCLLRRVITASGRSKAWINGQPATIADLKSLGEHLIEIHGQHAHQALLREETHLRLLDDFAGHSAAVDELTAIYRQWHTKRRQLKRLAEDGDEIQARRQLLRYQVEELDQLALAEGELAALEEEQERLAHAEETLREAQFAVECCDNDDGGALSLLTQAVTRLSNQPGSGRGSLGDALTMFNEARIQIEEASRELQRFVDTTELDPERLAWVEERLSEVHRIARKHHLMPEELTDLHQRLQAELADLEGGEHDLESLRAEVETLRDAWREKARAIGETRRQAADRLASEVQEQLAFLAMGKATFKVAVEARDTPAPEGLDSACFLISANPGQPPRPLSKVASGGELSRISLAIQVVAANHSTIPTLVFDEVDVGISGATAEIVGQLLKRLGAAGQVMTVTHLPQVAAQAHQHLHIEKQVEADATLTQMMILDGAGRVRELARMLGGVKLSQRTLAHAREMLDASQGARH; translated from the coding sequence ATGCTGGTACAACTTGCGATTCGCGATTACGCCATCGTCGATAGCCTCGACCTGGAACTCCAGGGAGGCATGACCGCCATTACCGGAGAGACCGGCGCGGGCAAATCCATCCTGCTCGGCGCACTGGGCCTGTGCCTGGGCGAGCGTGCCGATGCCGGCAGCGTTCGCCATGGCAGCGAGCGCACCGACCTTTCGGCACGCTTTGACATCGCCGCCTTACCCGAGGCCCGCGCCTGGCTCGAGGCGCGCGAGCTGCCCTATGATGACTGCTTGCTGCGCCGGGTGATCACCGCCTCCGGACGCTCGAAGGCCTGGATCAACGGGCAACCGGCCACCATCGCCGACCTCAAGTCCTTGGGCGAACATCTCATCGAGATCCATGGCCAGCATGCCCATCAGGCACTGCTGCGCGAGGAGACCCACCTGCGCCTGCTCGACGACTTCGCGGGCCATAGTGCGGCGGTTGACGAGCTGACAGCCATCTACCGCCAGTGGCACACCAAGCGGCGACAGCTCAAGCGCCTGGCCGAGGATGGCGACGAAATCCAGGCCCGCCGTCAGTTACTGCGCTATCAGGTCGAGGAGCTCGACCAGCTGGCACTCGCCGAGGGCGAGCTTGCCGCACTCGAAGAGGAGCAGGAGCGCCTGGCACATGCCGAGGAGACGCTTCGCGAGGCGCAGTTCGCCGTGGAGTGCTGCGACAACGACGACGGTGGCGCCCTGAGCCTGCTGACTCAGGCCGTCACGCGCCTGAGCAACCAGCCCGGCAGCGGCCGAGGCAGCCTCGGCGATGCGCTGACCATGTTCAATGAGGCACGCATCCAGATCGAAGAGGCGAGCCGCGAGCTGCAGCGCTTTGTCGACACCACCGAACTCGACCCCGAGCGGCTGGCCTGGGTCGAGGAGCGCCTGAGCGAAGTGCATCGCATCGCACGCAAACATCATCTGATGCCCGAGGAGCTCACCGATCTGCACCAGCGCCTGCAAGCGGAACTGGCCGACCTGGAGGGGGGGGAGCACGATCTCGAATCGCTGCGCGCCGAGGTCGAGACGCTGCGCGACGCCTGGCGGGAGAAGGCGCGCGCTATCGGTGAGACACGCCGTCAGGCTGCCGATCGCTTGGCCAGCGAAGTGCAAGAGCAACTCGCTTTTCTGGCGATGGGCAAGGCGACGTTCAAGGTCGCGGTGGAGGCGCGCGACACACCCGCTCCGGAGGGGCTGGATAGCGCATGCTTCCTGATCAGTGCCAACCCCGGCCAGCCGCCCAGGCCATTGAGCAAGGTCGCCTCAGGTGGCGAGCTGTCACGCATCAGCCTGGCCATTCAGGTGGTGGCGGCGAATCACTCGACCATCCCCACTCTGGTCTTCGACGAAGTCGACGTGGGTATCTCCGGCGCCACCGCCGAGATCGTCGGCCAGCTGCTCAAACGTCTCGGCGCGGCCGGCCAGGTGATGACCGTCACCCACCTGCCTCAGGTAGCCGCCCAGGCGCATCAGCATCTGCATATCGAGAAGCAGGTCGAGGCGGACGCCACCCTGACCCAGATGATGATTCTGGACGGGGCCGGACGTGTCCGCGAGCTAGCGCGCATGTTGGGCGGCGTCAAGCTTTCGCAACGGACCCTGGCACATGCCCGCGAGATGCTCGATGCCAGCCAAGGCGCCCGGCACTAG